One uncultured Methanobrevibacter sp. DNA segment encodes these proteins:
- a CDS encoding hydrogenase iron-sulfur subunit — translation MADDVKIVMFCCNWCSYGGADTAGTARMQYPPNIRVIRVMCSGRIDPQFVLKAFKEGADGVFVAGCHMGDCHYDSGNYKLDRRMRLIYKLVEDMGIGKERVHHDWISASEGEKFSEAVKMMVNRIKDLGPAPLKEQLDAEN, via the coding sequence ATGGCTGATGATGTAAAAATTGTAATGTTTTGTTGCAACTGGTGTTCCTATGGAGGAGCAGACACAGCAGGTACTGCAAGGATGCAATACCCACCGAATATTAGAGTTATTCGTGTAATGTGTTCTGGAAGAATTGACCCACAATTTGTGTTAAAAGCATTTAAAGAAGGGGCAGATGGTGTATTTGTAGCTGGATGTCACATGGGTGACTGCCACTATGATTCTGGAAACTATAAATTAGATCGTAGAATGAGATTAATCTACAAACTTGTTGAAGATATGGGAATTGGAAAAGAAAGAGTTCACCACGATTGGATTTCTGCATCCGAAGGTGAAAAATTCTCTGAAGCTGTTAAAATGATGGTTAACAGAATCAAAGATTTAGGTCCTGCACCATTAAAAGAACAATTAGATGCTGAAAACTAG
- the mvhG gene encoding F420-non-reducing hydrogenase subunit MvhG, with amino-acid sequence MADKVKIGTMWLGGCSGCHLSIADFHESLLDVMELADFEFSPVLMDTKYDEVPELDVLIVEGGIRNDENRELAEMLNEKAKMVIAYGTCSCYGGIPGLGNLWTVDELEEEAYINSCTTVNPEGIIPNEEVPALESRVRPLDEVMDIDLIIPGCPPRSDVVAEAVLTLLRGETIELPSTNLCEVCPREKPPAGLAMDFIKRQFEVGAPEKDLCLISQGLICMGPATVSLCGAECPTIGIQCRGCYGPTANVLDQGAKMISAIASDYGVEEDKTVDPEAVADQLDDIVGTFYTYTLPAALVPMKMQKGGE; translated from the coding sequence ATGGCTGATAAAGTAAAAATAGGAACAATGTGGTTAGGCGGATGTTCCGGTTGCCACTTATCAATTGCTGATTTCCACGAATCTTTATTAGATGTTATGGAATTAGCTGATTTTGAATTCTCCCCTGTACTTATGGATACCAAATATGATGAAGTACCTGAATTAGATGTTCTCATCGTAGAAGGTGGAATCAGAAATGATGAAAACAGGGAATTAGCTGAAATGTTAAATGAAAAAGCTAAAATGGTTATTGCTTACGGAACTTGCTCCTGTTACGGAGGAATTCCTGGACTTGGTAACTTATGGACTGTAGATGAATTAGAAGAAGAAGCTTATATTAATTCTTGTACTACAGTTAACCCAGAAGGAATTATTCCTAATGAAGAAGTACCTGCTCTTGAAAGTAGGGTAAGACCTTTAGATGAAGTAATGGATATTGATTTAATAATCCCAGGTTGTCCACCTCGTTCTGATGTTGTAGCTGAAGCTGTTTTAACATTATTACGTGGAGAAACTATTGAATTACCTTCAACTAACCTTTGTGAAGTATGTCCTAGAGAAAAACCACCTGCTGGTTTAGCTATGGACTTCATTAAAAGACAATTTGAAGTTGGAGCTCCTGAAAAAGATTTATGTTTAATTTCCCAAGGTTTAATTTGTATGGGTCCTGCAACTGTTTCATTATGTGGTGCAGAATGTCCTACTATTGGAATCCAATGTAGAGGATGTTATGGTCCTACTGCAAATGTATTAGATCAAGGTGCAAAAATGATTAGTGCTATTGCATCTGATTATGGTGTCGAAGAAGATAAAACTGTTGACCCTGAAGCTGTAGCAGATCAATTAGATGATATTGTAGGTACTTTCTATACTTACACATTACCTGCTGCTTTAGTCCCTATGAAAATGCAGAAAGGAGGAGAATAA